A window of Bacteroidales bacterium genomic DNA:
CCCCCGCCTGGTCGAAGTGGTTGCTCCCGCGTTGTGCTCTTCCAGCCTCTCCTGTGGACTGTGAGTGTAACCCACATAATACTTGTCTATCGACGCACTGTACAATATGTATACAAAG
This region includes:
- a CDS encoding GIY-YIG nuclease family protein, producing the protein MRYFVYILYSASIDKYYVGYTHSPQERLEEHNAGATTSTRRG